In the genome of Rhodothermales bacterium, one region contains:
- a CDS encoding metal ABC transporter permease has protein sequence MSASLEIQLIAIVVAVACALPGVFLVLQRMAMMSDAISHAILPGIVVAFFLTGNLGSPWLIVGAAGTGVLTVALVEMLRKTGLLKEDAAIGIVFPALFSLGVVLIARYAGDIHLDVDAVLLGELAFAPFNRMVIGGVDIGPQALVVMSVILALNVALLSLFHKELVLTTFDPALASALGFLPGVVTYGLMGAVSVTAVGAFDAVGSILVVALMVAPPAAAYLWTERLRMMMLLAVVFGMVSGVGGYWMARWLDASIAGSMASVAGIVFIVSFVMAPDQGWLPQIVRKSAQKVAFGRTMLLIHLLHHEGLANASRECSVSHLEDHLRWEHGFASRAVRSAVQMGFVKLRDEVLYLTDEGRKHANRALVDL, from the coding sequence ATGAGTGCATCCCTCGAAATCCAATTGATCGCCATAGTGGTGGCCGTGGCATGTGCCTTGCCCGGAGTCTTCCTGGTATTGCAGCGCATGGCCATGATGAGCGATGCCATCAGCCACGCCATTCTACCCGGCATTGTCGTCGCGTTCTTCCTGACCGGCAACCTGGGATCGCCGTGGCTCATTGTCGGCGCCGCGGGGACCGGTGTGTTGACGGTAGCGCTGGTGGAAATGCTGCGGAAAACCGGGCTGTTGAAAGAGGATGCGGCGATCGGGATCGTTTTTCCGGCCCTCTTCAGCCTGGGGGTCGTCCTGATTGCCCGGTACGCCGGGGATATCCATCTGGATGTGGATGCGGTGCTGCTGGGAGAGTTGGCCTTTGCCCCGTTCAACCGGATGGTGATTGGCGGCGTGGACATCGGCCCGCAGGCGCTCGTGGTCATGAGCGTGATCCTGGCGCTGAACGTGGCCCTCTTGTCCCTGTTCCATAAGGAATTGGTACTCACCACGTTCGATCCCGCGCTGGCCTCGGCGTTGGGCTTCCTGCCCGGCGTGGTGACCTACGGGTTGATGGGCGCGGTCAGCGTCACCGCCGTCGGCGCATTCGATGCGGTAGGATCCATCCTGGTCGTTGCGTTGATGGTGGCGCCACCGGCCGCCGCGTACCTCTGGACCGAACGATTGCGCATGATGATGCTGTTGGCCGTTGTTTTCGGCATGGTCAGTGGTGTTGGAGGATACTGGATGGCTCGCTGGCTGGACGCATCCATTGCCGGGTCCATGGCTTCGGTGGCCGGGATCGTGTTCATTGTTTCCTTCGTGATGGCACCCGATCAGGGATGGTTGCCCCAGATTGTCCGCAAATCGGCGCAAAAAGTAGCCTTTGGCAGGACCATGTTGCTGATTCATTTGTTGCATCACGAAGGATTGGCCAATGCCAGTCGCGAATGCAGCGTATCTCATCTGGAAGACCACCTGCGCTGGGAGCATGGATTTGCCTCCAGGGCTGTCCGGTCAGCCGTCCAGATGGGATTCGTAAAGTTGCGGGATGAAGTGCTTTATTTGACCGATGAAGGCCGAAAACACGCCAACCGGGCGCTTGTCGACCTGTAG